The following proteins are co-located in the Manihot esculenta cultivar AM560-2 chromosome 9, M.esculenta_v8, whole genome shotgun sequence genome:
- the LOC122724686 gene encoding 40S ribosomal protein S23-like: protein MGKTRGMGSARKLKSHRRRQRWADKAYKKSHLGNEWKKPFAGSSHAKGIVLEKIGIEAKQPNSAIRKCARVQLIKNGKKIAAFVPNDGCLNYIEENDEVLIAGFGRKGHAVGDIPGVRFKVVKVSGVSLLALFKEKKEKPRS from the exons ATGGG GAAGACACGAGGTATGGGATCTGCTCGAAAACTGAAGTCCCACCGAAGAAGGCAAAGGTGGGCTGACAAGGCGTACAAGAAGTCTCACCTTGGTAATGAATGGAAGAAGCCATTTGCTGGGTCTTCACATGCCAAAGGCATAGTTCTTGAAAAGAT TGGTATTGAAGCCAAGCAGCCAAACTCTGCTATCAGAAAATGTGCTAGAGTTCAACTGATTAAAAATGGGAAGAAGATTGCTGCTTTTGTTCCCAATGACGGTTGTTTGAACTATATTGAGGAGAAT GATGAGGTTTTGATTGCTGGATTTGGACGTAAGGGTCATGCGGTTGGAGATATTCCTGGTGTTAGATTCAAGGTTGTGAAGGTCTCCGGTGTCTCCCTACTGGCACTCTTCaaggagaagaaggaaaaaCCAAGGTCTTAA